The Pyrus communis chromosome 5, drPyrComm1.1, whole genome shotgun sequence region AGAATGTTAGACAAAAATATCACATGAAAAGCTCAGCAGCTAGCTTAAAACTGTATTTTGAAATCTCAATTCAACAAATAAGTAAGGGGGTgtagtcaatttggatttcaGAATATTTTTATGGACTTTTTGTAAGTGACGGATATCAAAGGATTTTAATGGACTCTACAATTTTATATGGCTTTTGGCAGATTTATACGGATTTCTCTTATAGATTTCTATGGATCTGTATAGACTTCTTTCAAGGATTTATTAAGATTTCATCGGTAATATTAAGGCCCTTCATTACTCTATCAATCCCGAACTTATGCGGAAGGAAAACAAGCACATATTCTCTACCATTCCTGATCTTCTACGGAAGGAAAACGAGCACACATATAGTAAGTTTTCAAACAGCATCTCAAGACCACATGACTTTTGTCATGATACACTTCCAATACAGAATAACCTGAAAACTTTGAAACAGCTCCAAGTAATCGAACGGAGCCCAAGCATACAGAATCAAATCTATTGAATCCTAAAGCTTACATCTTTCTGTTGTTTTAAGCTCCCAATCTCAAAACTGAAAAACTCACAACCCAAGaattcagcttttttttttctcagatCCCAAGTTACTCAAAACCCCCAACATCCCATACTCCAATCCCCTCCATTTTCCCGCAGTTTCCTACATTTTCTAGGCAACTAAACAGAGTTAAAACAcccaactaaaacaaaaaaaaaaaaaacgacaaAAGGTAGAGAAGTAATATACACATACCCGAAAACCCGAAGCCCCCAATCTAATCCAGAAAACccgtttgtttcccgagaaagtTGCAGCCCCTCGGAACAGAGATCGCAATCCAGATCAAAACTTGGAGTGATTGGATCTTGTCACGTAAGGAGAATTGTGAATGGGGATTAGGGTTGTGGGGGTTGAATTTGTGGTGGGTTTTTGGATTGGGTggataatttattgaaaaagaaaGGAGCTTTGTGTGTCGTCTGTTCCTCGAGAACTAAAAAATCGAGTCTGAAACTGATATCTGAGCGCAGGGAGGAGCAAGGGTGGCGATTCCGAGACCGTAACCCTCGGAACGAAGAGCAACGGAGCTAGTCGGGTTGGAAAATGGTTCTCGGGTCAAGATCCACAGCCTAAACCCAAAAGGGTCGAGGGCTCGAGATCCCGAATTGTGAATATGGGCCTGTGGGAGTTCGGAACAGCCCAGCGAGGATGACGGTGAGAAGGCGACGTGGCGAGTGTTGGTTCGTGTTAAAGTcatagggagagaaagagaggggagatatttttcaatatgacCGGTAGACGAGATGGTaaaccacgtgtcattatacaaatagtgggatatgtgtgctaaaaagttaataacttaaaaaataaaatttctcaccacttctattaaaagaAGTGGGGTACActtgtgttcccgtcacaatgaaaattttctcaagaGAGGAAGAGCGCGTGAATCGTtgaggagaaaagagagagaccGTTGGAGGTGGGGACTGGGAACACACGATATTTTGAGTCACACTCAGTCCGACTCGAGGTTCACATTTTAAAATACTTTAGTTTGAGATGATATttataaaagtatttttaaaatatcaaataCTTAGGTCGAGAGTGATCAGGATCTCGTATTCTTACCTCATTGCATACACCAATAATAAAATAGCACGTGTCCGTTTTAATGTTTTTTCAATATTGTCATTAGCACTACAATCTAATAATAGTTGAACTTTCAAATTCAATTGTCATAAAACAATCGTTATAACTAATTTTGCTACCCATGTTGTTGCTTAACATGAAACTCCATTCTAACACCTTTGTATgtaaacaaaatatttaaagaaactTACGAAGATGCTATTGTGACGATACTTTTAAATAATATGAATTAGTGATATAATAATGCGTAATTAAGTTTAGACACCTTCACTGAGACCCTTAATGCAAAAAAAGTCAATTTACGATAATCAATAAATACTGTATGAAGACGTGTTGCAGTATCATTGATTATGCAACAATACAAGGTGGATCTAGTAttgttgaaagaaaatatataatattcttGGATTATCCCCTTTTGTAGGTAAACCCTTTGAAAAGTCAAGTCCACTAGGGAATTGGGTcgtattttaaatatatataaaaaagggGCACAAAGTGAATTTACTCGGAATTTCACTCGTATTTCATTTGGAAATTTGGTGCTTTATCATGAGAAGCTCACGGGTACggatatttgaaattttatttaacgATTCATTTATATTAACTTttcaaaaattataataatttttaattgttaaataaaatttgaaaaatccaaattaCTTGATTTGATAGTGTTAGTAGAAGAAACTCGGAGGGAatcttttctcctttttatcAGTTTAGGCACGTTGGGTTGGGCTTCTTGCATTTTTGCCCTCTCCTTTCTCTCACAGTAACTCCAACGTCAACTCCTCCACCCccaccttctctctcctccctccctctctctctctctctcccatttttctataaataccgaCCCCTACGCTTGCGTTTTCTATGTTAGCTTGCTAGGCAATTTGGATAGCGAGAGAGACAGTCCGActctttgagagagagagagagagagagaggtgagagagaAGGTGAGGAGTAGGTGGTGGTGTTGCTGGGTTAGCGTTGAAGCACAGCGCGCGTGTTCTTCGTTTTTAACTAGGAAGCACAGGTGagtcattttcttctttcttttctatttttttctggaattttttttagtttttgtttgagGTAATTGCTTGTATATAATTATGTATTATGATTAATTAATCAggtaaaacaaaaagcaaataaATTTTCTGTAAATTTTAAGGGCAGTAATTAAAATTGTGTAATTTTGTATCCCACGTTGATACATGCATCAGATCTGATGAAGAAAGTGAATTGTTGGCTTCATATGGAACATGATTAGTGTTTCTGTGATTAGTAATTAAACAATTCCATATGAAGTGTGGGGAACGAATTTCTACATTGTGTTCGGatctgtaaaaaaaataatttagactTTGCGTAAAACCGAGCGTAGTGGTGTtgtaggattcatacagccgatcCCGCACCGCTAGGGCTTggttgttgtttttgttgttgtaaaaaGGCCTCCTTTGCTGGTGGAATCTGTTCAATTGACGTTTCGAAAACTCATTAATTGGCAGTTGCAATGGAGGTGGCTGGCAATTCTGTGGTAGCAGGACCTACGAATGTTGTTTATTTGTCGACTATTTTGGGCCGTGATGTGTCAAATCCTGTTCACAAATGTGACTGGAAATGTCAGAACGAGCACGTCTGCGCGAATATGTACCTCTGCAAGCTAACTGGAGCCACTCACATCTGCGACAAAAACTGTGATCAGAGGATCCTGTATGATAACCATAGCTCCCTTTGCCGGGCAAGCGGAAAGATTTTCCCCCTTACACAGGTAGAGGAACAGGCTGTGAGAGGGGTCCGTAGGAAGCTTGAGTCGGATAGCTCTTCTGCAGACAGTTGCTCTTCTAAGCGCAGACGGGATGCCCAGTTCCATCCTTCTCCCTTCGAGAGATCCTTCACTACTGCCAGTCTGATCTGCAGCAAAGTTGGAGATGGCATGGATATGAGCTAGGCTTATAAGATAAATGAACGACCTTTTATTGCTTATCTTAATCTTGTTCCTTTAAACTTTTCCCTATTTGCATTTTTTGGAACGGATGTGGACGATGAACTTGATGAGTACTTAAAGTGGTGGACCTAATGTGTCCTACCCGTCTGTAGGAACAATCTATATTTGTAGTCCTGTTTACTGCAATTTAACTCCTCCATTAGCTTGACTTTAAAAGAATGTTATTTAGGGGGTGATCGGGGCTTGTTTAACTGCTTAAGAATCTTGGATTCAATTCTTATTCATGCTAGCCCTACTGGTCAGGAATTTTGGCTATATTTGCTACAGGGTGCTCTCAGGTCGTTTGTACGACTTGTGTCATGATTTAGCTGTGACTTCTTTTATGTTACTCCCATTAATTATTTTACCTTATTACTAGTATCTTCTTATTTGTTCTCATTTATGATGTTTATGTTGCCAAAAGGCaattatttgtatttatttattaaaatggtTCGCTTAGTTGCTTCTTTATTTGGATCTGTAATATTATTGGTTCTTGTTCACTACGATTGCAGGAAGTATTGTTGTTGTGTTACTTTTGCCTTGTTTAGTACAGGTTATGAAGGAATGATCCGGATTTCActtgttttatatatatttgcatCATCGGCATTGTTTTTTGCTCTGGTTATTTGATTGAATGTATCTGAAATTGATGTCAATTTTGCAGGAGTTGAAGCATGTGCTATCGAGGAGATATTAGATATGCTTGTTAATAATGAATAATGTCATTCTTATTTAGAAATTTTCTGATGTGGCTTcttatgaatttttgttttgttttctcatGTAGGTAATTGTATAATTTCTTGGAGAAGAAAGCTACACCTGGTGATGCTGGTGAGTTGACATGGCTGTTCTAAACGCTTGTCTTTTGAATCAAGTTGTAACTTGCACGTGAAGCTACGTGCAGAAATATGATAAAACTTCCACAATATGGTAATTGATCAATCTCTTCTATTTGGCGAAGTGCAACACAGCACTTTCTGCTCAGCCATCAAAGCACGTGTACGTTTGAGTCACATTATTTCCATATTATCTTGTGCTGGTGGTTCGACATAAATTGTGTTTGAGTTGTCCTGCCTATAGCCTATTTGGTTCGTCAATATTTTCCATGTAAGGCCAATCCCTTTAAGCTGCCATGTCTGAAAGTAACTGTGCTTATAAGGTTGAAAGTGCATTGAAGAGTTGCCTCCAACCTTTAGTTGGCCTTTCGCTGAACCATTTCTAGGCTACTTGTTATCTTTTAGGCTTCTTTTAACTTCGAAgtccttttatctcttctaacAGAGGAAAGTACTCTCGTTGCTTGTAAATTTTCTAGTGATGCCAAgatgttttgattaatttggcATCGTCAGGTTGTAAAAACATTGTAAATTTGTAACGACACATTTATGAGCAAATATTTTCATGTTCATGTTCATGTTCATTTTTGTGGTCAGTGTTTCCGGCTTCTTCATTCTTGTTCTTTACTTTGATTCTGCGAATTCCACATTATAAATGTACTAATCCGATTATGTTATGTGGATGACCGGAAGTAGACTTTTCTGCGTTCTTCCCTCTCTTTCCCCAATCACTTTGGCTCGAGCTTATAGATCAGACACTGCCTGCGTACATGTAGAGAGATCGAATTCAATCCAAGTTTTGAAACAGATGTTGCTTGTTCTCAAAGTCATCTTCGAAAGAATATCGTTTATTTTCCTCGAGGAAGATTATATGGTTTGGAGATTCATTAGTCCAAGTTTCTTTTTGGTAGAAAAGGAATCGCTTCTTCAAGAGGCCATCCAAGATAAAAGAAATCCTAAACCCAGAATGGTCATCTTGCGGCTTAGATTGCACGTTTCCTTCCCTCACAGATTCTTCCAATCCTTCCATATATCCCATTCCACCAGAAAAGCGAAACACCAAACCAAAACCTATAAGCCTAGAACATGCCATTATCGACGAGACCTCGAACTTTTCTGCGCTTCTTTTGCATCCTCTTTCCATTTTTCATCTCTTTATCCTACTCAGCCACATTCACTATAACAAACAACTGCCCGGAAACCATCTGGCCCGGTACATTGGCAGGTTCCGGCACCCCTCCGCTCCCAACAACGGGGTTTCGGTTAGACCCCGGCCAGAGTGTGAGACTTCCTTCTACTCCAGGATGGTCAG contains the following coding sequences:
- the LOC137733718 gene encoding uncharacterized protein, encoding MEVAGNSVVAGPTNVVYLSTILGRDVSNPVHKCDWKCQNEHVCANMYLCKLTGATHICDKNCDQRILYDNHSSLCRASGKIFPLTQVEEQAVRGVRRKLESDSSSADSCSSKRRRDAQFHPSPFERSFTTASLICSKVGDGMDMS